One window of the Runella slithyformis DSM 19594 genome contains the following:
- a CDS encoding ArsR/SmtB family transcription factor, whose product MRRDVFQAIADPTRRAIIALIALQAMTPNAIAENFNTTRQAVSKHLRILTECELVKQENQGREIYYSLEIEKMKEIDKWLDQYRKIWENRFNQLDDVLATIQQKKEGTAVDG is encoded by the coding sequence ATGAGACGAGACGTCTTTCAGGCAATTGCCGACCCGACAAGGCGGGCTATTATTGCCCTGATCGCATTGCAGGCAATGACACCCAACGCTATTGCCGAGAACTTCAACACGACACGGCAGGCAGTGTCAAAACATTTACGCATTCTCACAGAGTGCGAGCTGGTAAAACAGGAAAATCAGGGCAGGGAGATCTACTATTCGCTTGAAATTGAGAAAATGAAAGAAATTGACAAATGGCTGGACCAATATCGAAAGATATGGGAAAACCGCTTCAATCAGCTTGACGATGTATTGGCAACGATCCAACAAAAGAAAGAAGGAACGGCTGTTGATGGTTGA